Proteins from a genomic interval of Nitrospirota bacterium:
- a CDS encoding regulatory protein RecX: MRGSQADAKSYALRLIEYRPRSRKEMLHRLKIKGFEDEEINGTIEYLERAGLINDEILADGLLKHAVEKKLLGKRGAELFLYKRGIERGLINKVISSHTKENEDEAAKKLVEKSLRTLRSRPEDVIKRRLYGMLQRRGFASDVIKAAVSSAMK, translated from the coding sequence TTGAGAGGTTCTCAAGCTGACGCAAAAAGTTACGCCCTGAGACTCATCGAGTACCGTCCCCGAAGCCGTAAAGAGATGCTCCATCGGCTGAAGATAAAGGGCTTTGAAGACGAGGAGATCAATGGCACAATTGAATACCTCGAACGTGCCGGGCTTATTAACGACGAAATCCTTGCTGACGGACTGCTGAAGCACGCGGTAGAAAAGAAATTGCTCGGCAAAAGAGGCGCGGAACTCTTTCTTTACAAACGCGGGATAGAAAGAGGCCTTATCAATAAAGTTATCTCCTCCCATACAAAAGAGAACGAAGACGAAGCCGCAAAAAAACTTGTTGAAAAAAGCCTGAGAACATTAAGAAGCCGGCCTGAAGATGTCATAAAGAGAAGGCTGTACGGAATGCTCCAGCGAAGGGGCTTTGCTTCGGATGTGATCAAGGCGGCTGTCAGCTCTGCGATGAAATAA